Proteins found in one Panicum hallii strain FIL2 chromosome 4, PHallii_v3.1, whole genome shotgun sequence genomic segment:
- the LOC112890880 gene encoding U-box domain-containing protein 15-like: protein MMNHALDGMPYSEIGISDEVKEQIELINAQLKRCKKRSDTQDMELSMDFMMIIQNKEDGKADRAILERLAKKLELQSLADLRAETMAIKKLINERNGQQQESTKHIIELLHKFKEIAGIDEKNILGDVSIPKYLEKCPSLMIPNDFLCPISLEIMTDPVIIASGRTYERRSIQKWLDAGQRTCPKTQQPLAHLSLAPNFALKNLILQWCEKNKLEIQMGESEPASEQEERKEDIPSLVKDLSSVHLDVQRKAAKKIRTLSKENPENRALILENGGLPAIISLVSYPDKKIQENTVTALLNLSIDETNKVLIAKGGAIPLIIEVLKNGSVEGQENSAAALFSLSMIDENKAAIGILGGIAPLVGLLRDGTIRGKKDAATAIFNLILNHPNKFRAMEAGIVPALLKILGDKKLDMVDEALSIFLLLASHPNCRNEVGTTSFVEILVQIIKEGTPKNKECALSVLLELGLNNNSLMVHALGFGLHEHLSDIAKTGTSRAQRKANSLIQLSCKCS from the exons ATGATGAACCATGCATTGGATGGGATGCCCTACTCTGAGATCGGCATCTCTGATGAAGTCAAGGAGCAG ATAGAACTCATAAATGCACAATTAAAGAGATGCAAGAAGAGATCAGATACTCAGGACATGGAGCTCTCCATGGATTTTATGATGATTATCCAGAACAAGGAGGATGGAAAGGCAGATAGAGCTATATTGGAAAGGCTAGCCAAGAAACTCGAGCTGCAAAGCCTGGCGGATTTGAGAGCAGAGACGATGGCCATTAAAAAGCTCATTAACGAGAGGAATGGACAGCAACAGGAGAGCACCAAACACATAATAGAACTCCTCCACAAGTTCAAGGAGATTGCAGGCATCGACGAAAAGAACATCCTCGGGGACGTTTCAATACCAAAATATCTGGAGAAGTGCCCATCTCTGATGATCCCAAATGATTTCCTTTGTCCAATATCACTGGAGATCATGACTGACCCTGTCATCATCGCGAGTGGGCGG ACTTACGAGAGAAGAAGTATCCAGAAGTGGTTAGATGCTGGCCAGCGGACCTGCCCAAAGACTCAGCAACCATTAGCTCATCTGTCACTGGCACCAAACTTTGCGCTAAAAAACTTGATTCTGCAGTGGTGTGAAAAGAATAAACTTGAGATTCAAATGGGGGAATCTGAGCCTGCATCTGAACAAGAAGAGCGCAAGGAAGACATTCCATCCCTGGTGAAAGATCTGTCGTCGGTTCATCTTGATGTGCAGCgaaaggctgccaagaagattAGGACACTATCTAAAGAAAACCCAGAGAATAGAGCACTAATCCTTGAAAATGGTGGGCTCCCAGCTATTATTAGTTTGGTGTCATATCCCGATAAGAAGATCCAGGAGAACACTGTGACTGCATTGTTGAACTTGTCAATCGATGAGACCAACAAAGTTCTGATAGCTAAAGGAGGAGCAATACCTTTGATAATTGAAGTCCTTAAAAATGGTAGTGTTGAAGGTCAGGAGAACTCAGCAGCAGCCTTGTTCAGTTTGTCTATGatagatgagaacaaggcggcTATAGGGATTTTGGGCGGTATAGCTCCTTTAGTAGGCCTATTAAGGGATGGTACAATAAGAGGCAAGAAAGATGCTGCTACAGCAATCTTTAATCTGATACTGAACCATCCCAATAAATTCAGAGCTATGGAAGCAGGAATCGTGCCTGCTTTGCTGAAAATACTCGGCGACAAGAAACTCGACATGGTTGATGAAGCACTATCCATTTTTCTCCTCCTGGCATCGCATCCTAATTGTCGTAATGAAGTGGGGACGACATCTTTTGTTGAGATACTTGTTCAGATCATAAAGGAAGGGACTCCTAAGAACAAGGAGTGTGCGCTTTCTGTTCTACTCGAGCTAGGTCTGAATAACAACTCCCTTATGGTGCACGCACTTGGATTCGGTTTGCATGAGCATCTATCTGATATCGCAAAGACAGGCACGAGTAGAGCGCAGAGGAAAGCAAACTCTTTAATTCAGCTTTCATGCAAGTGCTCATAA
- the LOC112889916 gene encoding cyclin-B2-2-like isoform X1 produces the protein MENLRSENYHQGAAMEGVKFAPEMANTNRRALSDIKNIIGGPHQHLAVSKRGLSEKPVAAVNAKDQAGFVGHRPVTRKFAATLANQPTTAHLAPIGSERQKRNADTAFHTCADMESTKMADDDIPQPMLSEMNEAMSCELKEIEMEDIEEAAPDIDSCDAGNSLAVVEYVDEIYRFYRRTEGSSCVPTNYMSSQTDINEKMRGILIDWLIEVHYKLELLEETLFLTVNIIDRFLALENVVRKKLQLVGVTAMLLACKYEEVSVPVVEDLILICDRAYTRADILEMVKMLYIFIFSAKDKKIREMTLTFLQERRIVNTLKFNMSVPTPYCFMRRFLKAAQAEKKLELLSFFMIELSLVEYEMLKFCPSMLAASAIYTAQCTINGFKSWNKCCELHTKYSEEQLMDCSRMMVELHQRAGHGKLTGVHRKYSTFRYGCAAKSEPATFLLDARA, from the exons ATGGAGAATCTGAGATCTGAAAACTACCACCAAGGTGCTGCCATGGAGGGCGTCAAGTTCGCGCCAGAGATGGCCAACACCAACCGGAGGGCCCTGAGCGACATCAAGAACATCATTGGAGGCCCTCACCAGCACTTGGCTGTTAGTAAGAGGGGTCTCTCAGA GAAACCAGTTGCTGCTGTAAATGCCAAGGATCAAGCTGGTTTTGTTGGACACCGTCCGGTCACGAG GAAATTTGCTGCAACACTGGCAAACCAACCTACAACTGCCCATCTG GCCCCAATTGGAAGTGAAAGGCAGAAACGAAACGCAGATACAGCATTTCACACATGTGCAGATATGGAAAGCACCAAGATGGCTGATGATGACATCCCCCAGCCTATGCTGTCTGAGATGAATGAAGCG ATGAGCTGCGAACTGAAAGAGATTGAGATGGAAGATATTGAGGAGGCAGCACCTGATATTGACAGTTGCGATGCAGGAAATTCCCTGGCTGTGGTTGAATATGTTGACGAAATTTACAGATTCTACAGAAGGACCGAG GGCTCAAGTTGTGTCCCTACAAATTACATGTCAAGTCAAACTGATATAAATGAGAAGATGCGTGGCATACTAATTGACTGGCTAATAGAG GTACACTACAAATTGGAGCTGTTGGAAGAGACCCTTTTCCTCACTGTGAACATCATAGATAGATTTTTGGCACTTGAAAATGTGGTGCGGAAGAAGCTTCAGCTAGTTGGTGTAACTGCTATGTTGCTTGCGTGCAAGTATGAAGAGGTGAGCGTACCAGTGGTGGAAGATCTCATCTTAATCTGCGACCGTGCCTACACAAGGGCTGATATTCTTGAAATGGTAAAAATGCTCTATATCTTCATTTTCAGTGCAAAAGATAAAAAAATCAGAGAAATGACATTGACATTTCTGCAGGAGAGAAGGATAGTGAACACACTTAAGTTCAATATGTCGGTGCCGACTCCATACTGTTTCATGAGAAGGTTCCTAAAGGCAGCACAAGCAGAGAAGAAG CTCGAGCTCCTATCATTCTTCATGATCGAGCTTagccttgttgagtacgagATGCTCAAGTTCTGCCCATCGATGCTAGCAGCTTCTGCCATCTACACAGCTCAATGCACAATAAATGGGTTCAAATCCTGGAACAAATGCTGTGAGCTGCACACAAAATATTCAGAAGAACAACTAAT GGATTGCTCTAGGATGATGGTTGAACTGCACCAAAGAGCAGGTCATGGAAAACTTACTGGGGTCCATAGAAAGTACAGCACATTTAGGTATGGCTGTGCTGCAAAATCAGAACCTGCCACATTCTTGCTGGATGCAAGAGCCTAA
- the LOC112889916 gene encoding cyclin-B2-2-like isoform X2, giving the protein MENLRSENYHQGAAMEGVKFAPEMANTNRRALSDIKNIIGGPHQHLAVSKRGLSEKPVAAVNAKDQAGFVGHRPVTRKFAATLANQPTTAHLAPIGSERQKRNADTAFHTCADMESTKMADDDIPQPMLSEMNEAMSCELKEIEMEDIEEAAPDIDSCDAGNSLAVVEYVDEIYRFYRRTEGSSCVPTNYMSSQTDINEKMRGILIDWLIEVHYKLELLEETLFLTVNIIDRFLALENVVRKKLQLVGVTAMLLACKYEEVSVPVVEDLILICDRAYTRADILEMERRIVNTLKFNMSVPTPYCFMRRFLKAAQAEKKLELLSFFMIELSLVEYEMLKFCPSMLAASAIYTAQCTINGFKSWNKCCELHTKYSEEQLMDCSRMMVELHQRAGHGKLTGVHRKYSTFRYGCAAKSEPATFLLDARA; this is encoded by the exons ATGGAGAATCTGAGATCTGAAAACTACCACCAAGGTGCTGCCATGGAGGGCGTCAAGTTCGCGCCAGAGATGGCCAACACCAACCGGAGGGCCCTGAGCGACATCAAGAACATCATTGGAGGCCCTCACCAGCACTTGGCTGTTAGTAAGAGGGGTCTCTCAGA GAAACCAGTTGCTGCTGTAAATGCCAAGGATCAAGCTGGTTTTGTTGGACACCGTCCGGTCACGAG GAAATTTGCTGCAACACTGGCAAACCAACCTACAACTGCCCATCTG GCCCCAATTGGAAGTGAAAGGCAGAAACGAAACGCAGATACAGCATTTCACACATGTGCAGATATGGAAAGCACCAAGATGGCTGATGATGACATCCCCCAGCCTATGCTGTCTGAGATGAATGAAGCG ATGAGCTGCGAACTGAAAGAGATTGAGATGGAAGATATTGAGGAGGCAGCACCTGATATTGACAGTTGCGATGCAGGAAATTCCCTGGCTGTGGTTGAATATGTTGACGAAATTTACAGATTCTACAGAAGGACCGAG GGCTCAAGTTGTGTCCCTACAAATTACATGTCAAGTCAAACTGATATAAATGAGAAGATGCGTGGCATACTAATTGACTGGCTAATAGAG GTACACTACAAATTGGAGCTGTTGGAAGAGACCCTTTTCCTCACTGTGAACATCATAGATAGATTTTTGGCACTTGAAAATGTGGTGCGGAAGAAGCTTCAGCTAGTTGGTGTAACTGCTATGTTGCTTGCGTGCAAGTATGAAGAGGTGAGCGTACCAGTGGTGGAAGATCTCATCTTAATCTGCGACCGTGCCTACACAAGGGCTGATATTCTTGAAATG GAGAGAAGGATAGTGAACACACTTAAGTTCAATATGTCGGTGCCGACTCCATACTGTTTCATGAGAAGGTTCCTAAAGGCAGCACAAGCAGAGAAGAAG CTCGAGCTCCTATCATTCTTCATGATCGAGCTTagccttgttgagtacgagATGCTCAAGTTCTGCCCATCGATGCTAGCAGCTTCTGCCATCTACACAGCTCAATGCACAATAAATGGGTTCAAATCCTGGAACAAATGCTGTGAGCTGCACACAAAATATTCAGAAGAACAACTAAT GGATTGCTCTAGGATGATGGTTGAACTGCACCAAAGAGCAGGTCATGGAAAACTTACTGGGGTCCATAGAAAGTACAGCACATTTAGGTATGGCTGTGCTGCAAAATCAGAACCTGCCACATTCTTGCTGGATGCAAGAGCCTAA
- the LOC112889915 gene encoding protein LAZ1 isoform X1, producing the protein MELAEQSFSLLSSNALPLWATIIAGVFVIISLSLSIYLLFNHLSAYKNPEEQKFLVGVILMVPCYAVESYISLVNPSISVDIEILRDGYEAFAMYCFGRYLVACLGGEDRTIEFLKKEGGSGSDAPLLGQASEQRYVHHPFPMNYMLKPWPLGEWFYLVIKFGLVQYMIIKSICAILAVILESFGVYCEGEFKLNCGYSYTAVVLNFSQSWALYCLVQFYAVIKDELAHIKPLAKFLTFKSIVFLTWWQGIAIALLFNWGLLRGPIAQELQFKSSIQDFIICIEMGVASVVHLYVFPAKPYELMDDRFVGDVSVLGDYASVDCPLDPDEVKDSERPTKLRLPQPDDRVRCSTAIKESVRDVVLGGGEYIVNDLKFTVNHAVEPINEKLHMISQNIKKHEKGKKKTNDDSCINSPTKLNRVISGIDDPLLNGSLSDNSGPKKARRHRRKSGYMSAESGGESSDHGLGGYEIRGHRWITRE; encoded by the exons ATGGAGTTGGCCGAACAATCATTCTCTCTTCTCAGTAGCAATGCGCTGCCTCTCTGGGCTACAATCATCGCCGGCGTTTTTGTCATCATCTCGCTCTCACTGTCCATATACCTGCTGTTCAATCACCTGTCAGCCTACAAAAACCCAGAG GAACAGAAGTTTCTTGTCGGCGTCATTCTCATGGTGCCCTGCTATGCAGTTGAGTCG TACATATCATTGGTAAATCCATCAATAAGTGTTGATATTGAGATTCTTCGAGATGGCTATGAGGCATTTGCTATGTATTGCTTTGGGCGGTATCTAGTTGCTTGCTTAG GTGGGGAAGATAGGACGATTGAATTTCTGAAGAAGGAGGGCGGTTCAGGTTCTGATGCACCACTTTTAGGCCAAGCATCTGAACAGCGATATGTGCACCATCCTTTTCCAATGAATTACATGCTGAAACCATGGCCTCTAGGCGAATGGTTCTACTTGGTCATCAAATTTGGGCTAGTTCAATAC ATGATAATAAAATCAATATGTGCTATTCTTGCGGTAATTCTTGAATCCTTTGGGGTGTACTGTGAAGGAGAGTTTAAGTTGAACTGTGG GTACTCTTACACGGCTGTGGTTCTCAATTTCAGTCAGTCATGGGCCTTATACTGTCTTGTTCAATTTTATGCCGTGATAAAGGATGAGTTAGCCCATATAAAGCCTCTTGCAAAGTTTCTGACATTCAAGTCTATTGTGTTCTTAACATGGTGGCAAGGTATAGCAATTGCACTCCTCTTCAATTGGGGCTTGTTGAGAGGTCCTATCGCTCAAGAGTTGCAGTTCAAGTCAAGTATTCAAGACTTCATTATCTGCATAGAG ATGGGTGTTGCTTCTGTTGTCCACCTGTATGTCTTCCCTGCAAAGCCATACGAGCTAATGGATGATCGTTTCGTTGGAGATGTTTCAGTTCTTGGAGACTATGCCTCAGTTGATTGCCCTCTAGATCCAGACGAAGTCAAGGATAGTGAGCGGCCAACTAAGTTGAGGCTTCCCCAGCCAGATGATCGTGTGAGGTGTTCCACTGCCATAAAAGAAAGTGTCCGTGATGTTGTACTTGGAGGTGGTGAATAT ATTGTGAATGACTTGAAGTTCACTGTGAACCATGCTGTGGAACCAATCAATGAAAAGCTGCACATGATATCCCAGAACATCAAAAAGCACGAGAAGGGAAAGAAGAAAACAAATGATGACAGCTGTATCAATTCTCCCACAAAGTTGAACAGGGTAATCAGCGGGATTGATGATCCTCTCCTGAATGGGAGCCTGAGTGACAACAGTGGTCCAAAGAAAGCGCGAAGGCATCGCAGGAAATCAGGGTACATGAGTGCAGAGAGTGGCGGAGAGAGTAGTGATCATGGCTTAGGTGGGTATGAGATCCGAGGGCATAGATGGATTACTAGGGAGTGA
- the LOC112889915 gene encoding protein LAZ1 isoform X3 — protein sequence MELAEQSFSLLSSNALPLWATIIAGVFVIISLSLSIYLLFNHLSAYKNPEEQKFLVGVILMVPCYAVESYISLVNPSISVDIEILRDGYEAFAMYCFGRYLVACLGGEDRTIEFLKKEGGSGSDAPLLGQASEQRYVHHPFPMNYMLKPWPLGEWFYLVIKFGLVQYMIIKSICAILAVILESFGVYCEGEFKLNCGYSYTAVVLNFSQSWALYCLVQFYAVIKDELAHIKPLAKFLTFKSIVFLTWWQGIAIALLFNWGLLRGPIAQELQFKSSIQDFIICIEMGVASVVHLYVFPAKPYELMDDRFVGDVSVLGDYASVDCPLDPDEVKDSERPTKLRLPQPDDRVRCSTAIKESVRDVVLGDCE from the exons ATGGAGTTGGCCGAACAATCATTCTCTCTTCTCAGTAGCAATGCGCTGCCTCTCTGGGCTACAATCATCGCCGGCGTTTTTGTCATCATCTCGCTCTCACTGTCCATATACCTGCTGTTCAATCACCTGTCAGCCTACAAAAACCCAGAG GAACAGAAGTTTCTTGTCGGCGTCATTCTCATGGTGCCCTGCTATGCAGTTGAGTCG TACATATCATTGGTAAATCCATCAATAAGTGTTGATATTGAGATTCTTCGAGATGGCTATGAGGCATTTGCTATGTATTGCTTTGGGCGGTATCTAGTTGCTTGCTTAG GTGGGGAAGATAGGACGATTGAATTTCTGAAGAAGGAGGGCGGTTCAGGTTCTGATGCACCACTTTTAGGCCAAGCATCTGAACAGCGATATGTGCACCATCCTTTTCCAATGAATTACATGCTGAAACCATGGCCTCTAGGCGAATGGTTCTACTTGGTCATCAAATTTGGGCTAGTTCAATAC ATGATAATAAAATCAATATGTGCTATTCTTGCGGTAATTCTTGAATCCTTTGGGGTGTACTGTGAAGGAGAGTTTAAGTTGAACTGTGG GTACTCTTACACGGCTGTGGTTCTCAATTTCAGTCAGTCATGGGCCTTATACTGTCTTGTTCAATTTTATGCCGTGATAAAGGATGAGTTAGCCCATATAAAGCCTCTTGCAAAGTTTCTGACATTCAAGTCTATTGTGTTCTTAACATGGTGGCAAGGTATAGCAATTGCACTCCTCTTCAATTGGGGCTTGTTGAGAGGTCCTATCGCTCAAGAGTTGCAGTTCAAGTCAAGTATTCAAGACTTCATTATCTGCATAGAG ATGGGTGTTGCTTCTGTTGTCCACCTGTATGTCTTCCCTGCAAAGCCATACGAGCTAATGGATGATCGTTTCGTTGGAGATGTTTCAGTTCTTGGAGACTATGCCTCAGTTGATTGCCCTCTAGATCCAGACGAAGTCAAGGATAGTGAGCGGCCAACTAAGTTGAGGCTTCCCCAGCCAGATGATCGTGTGAGGTGTTCCACTGCCATAAAAGAAAGTGTCCGTGATGTTGTACTTGGAG ATTGTGAATGA
- the LOC112889915 gene encoding protein LAZ1 isoform X2: MYCFGRYLVACLGGEDRTIEFLKKEGGSGSDAPLLGQASEQRYVHHPFPMNYMLKPWPLGEWFYLVIKFGLVQYMIIKSICAILAVILESFGVYCEGEFKLNCGYSYTAVVLNFSQSWALYCLVQFYAVIKDELAHIKPLAKFLTFKSIVFLTWWQGIAIALLFNWGLLRGPIAQELQFKSSIQDFIICIEMGVASVVHLYVFPAKPYELMDDRFVGDVSVLGDYASVDCPLDPDEVKDSERPTKLRLPQPDDRVRCSTAIKESVRDVVLGGGEYIVNDLKFTVNHAVEPINEKLHMISQNIKKHEKGKKKTNDDSCINSPTKLNRVISGIDDPLLNGSLSDNSGPKKARRHRRKSGYMSAESGGESSDHGLGGYEIRGHRWITRE, translated from the exons ATGTATTGCTTTGGGCGGTATCTAGTTGCTTGCTTAG GTGGGGAAGATAGGACGATTGAATTTCTGAAGAAGGAGGGCGGTTCAGGTTCTGATGCACCACTTTTAGGCCAAGCATCTGAACAGCGATATGTGCACCATCCTTTTCCAATGAATTACATGCTGAAACCATGGCCTCTAGGCGAATGGTTCTACTTGGTCATCAAATTTGGGCTAGTTCAATAC ATGATAATAAAATCAATATGTGCTATTCTTGCGGTAATTCTTGAATCCTTTGGGGTGTACTGTGAAGGAGAGTTTAAGTTGAACTGTGG GTACTCTTACACGGCTGTGGTTCTCAATTTCAGTCAGTCATGGGCCTTATACTGTCTTGTTCAATTTTATGCCGTGATAAAGGATGAGTTAGCCCATATAAAGCCTCTTGCAAAGTTTCTGACATTCAAGTCTATTGTGTTCTTAACATGGTGGCAAGGTATAGCAATTGCACTCCTCTTCAATTGGGGCTTGTTGAGAGGTCCTATCGCTCAAGAGTTGCAGTTCAAGTCAAGTATTCAAGACTTCATTATCTGCATAGAG ATGGGTGTTGCTTCTGTTGTCCACCTGTATGTCTTCCCTGCAAAGCCATACGAGCTAATGGATGATCGTTTCGTTGGAGATGTTTCAGTTCTTGGAGACTATGCCTCAGTTGATTGCCCTCTAGATCCAGACGAAGTCAAGGATAGTGAGCGGCCAACTAAGTTGAGGCTTCCCCAGCCAGATGATCGTGTGAGGTGTTCCACTGCCATAAAAGAAAGTGTCCGTGATGTTGTACTTGGAGGTGGTGAATAT ATTGTGAATGACTTGAAGTTCACTGTGAACCATGCTGTGGAACCAATCAATGAAAAGCTGCACATGATATCCCAGAACATCAAAAAGCACGAGAAGGGAAAGAAGAAAACAAATGATGACAGCTGTATCAATTCTCCCACAAAGTTGAACAGGGTAATCAGCGGGATTGATGATCCTCTCCTGAATGGGAGCCTGAGTGACAACAGTGGTCCAAAGAAAGCGCGAAGGCATCGCAGGAAATCAGGGTACATGAGTGCAGAGAGTGGCGGAGAGAGTAGTGATCATGGCTTAGGTGGGTATGAGATCCGAGGGCATAGATGGATTACTAGGGAGTGA